One genomic window of Arachis hypogaea cultivar Tifrunner chromosome 8, arahy.Tifrunner.gnm2.J5K5, whole genome shotgun sequence includes the following:
- the LOC112707019 gene encoding MYB-like transcription factor ETC1 isoform X1: MDDIDHSSSSSSQHVSANSTEQVSNRASKVEFSEDEKTLISRMYKLVGDSRWSLIAGRIPGRTADEIEKYWTSRYSSRNE; encoded by the exons atGGACGACATAGatcactcttcttcttcttcttctcaacatGTTTCTGCAAACTCTAcag AACAAGTGTCCAATCGAGCTTCCAAGGTTGAATTTTCGGAGGATGAGAAAACTCTTATTTCCAGGATGTATAAACTTGTTGGGGACAG CAGGTGGTCCTTAATTGCCGGAAGAATTCCCGGAAGAACAGCTGATGAAATAGAGAAGTATTGGACTTCAAGATACTCATCAAGAAACGAATGA
- the LOC112707019 gene encoding MYB-like transcription factor ETC1 isoform X2, whose product MDDIDHSSSSSSQHVSANSTEQVSNRASKVEFSEDEKTLISRMYKLVGDRWSLIAGRIPGRTADEIEKYWTSRYSSRNE is encoded by the exons atGGACGACATAGatcactcttcttcttcttcttctcaacatGTTTCTGCAAACTCTAcag AACAAGTGTCCAATCGAGCTTCCAAGGTTGAATTTTCGGAGGATGAGAAAACTCTTATTTCCAGGATGTATAAACTTGTTGGGGACAG GTGGTCCTTAATTGCCGGAAGAATTCCCGGAAGAACAGCTGATGAAATAGAGAAGTATTGGACTTCAAGATACTCATCAAGAAACGAATGA
- the LOC112707018 gene encoding protein translation factor SUI1 homolog → MSEFDTNDIPSTFDPFAEANAEDSGIGAKDYVHIRVQQRNGRKSLTTVQGLKKEFSYSKILKDLKKEFCCNGTVVQDPELGQVIQLQGDQRKNVSTFLVQAGIVKKDNIKIHGF, encoded by the exons ATGTCTGAATTTGACACAAACGACATTCCATCTACTTTTG aTCCGTTTGCTGAGGCAAATGCTGAGGACTCAGGTATCGGGGCGAAAGATTATGTTCATATCCGGGTGCAGCAGCGAAACGGGAGGAAAAGCCTTACAACAGTtcaaggattgaagaaagaattcaGTTACTCCAAGATTCTTAAGGACCTCAAGAAAGAGTTTTGTTGTAATGGTACTGTTGTCCAGGACCCTGAGTTGGGCCAG GTCATACAACTTCAGGGAGATCAAaggaaaaatgtttctaccttcCTTGTGCAG GCTGGCATAGTAAAGAAGGATAATATCAAGATTCATGGTTTCTAA
- the LOC112707016 gene encoding uncharacterized transporter C405.03c, which produces MASKVENSKAWKWGLGLVYIVAVATIWIAASFVVQSVVDGGVSPFLVTYICNSLFVVLIPIVEIGRYLEDSCGGGCFWSAKKASQHSESVKESEQAILLEENDVGNEGNESLVVDDEVGISEQRNSGSIFLPPENRVEVLPGQVNVIENVENQLDEKGRWTRWRVAKVSLLICPFWFLAQLTFNLSLKYTTVTSNTILSSASSLFTFLVSLAFLGERFTWLKLFSVLLCMGGTIIVSLGDSKSTLKTIASNPLLGDIFAIVSAGLYAVYITLIRKKLPEDDGKSGEASMAQFLGFLGLFNILIFLPIALILNFTKVEPFHTLTLKQLGLIIGKGLFDNVLSDYLWAKAVLLTSTTVATAGLTIQVPLAAIVDTLTGRAPRLMNYLGAIAVMVGFAGINIPLETLCNKREANIELENNVSLGKEEFTIPRGEDSAAIP; this is translated from the exons ATGGCTTCAAAAGTTGAGAATAGTAAAGCATGGAAATGGGGGTTGGGTCTGGTGTATATAGTTGCTGTGGCCACAATTTGGATAGCTGCTAGCTTTGTAGTACAGTCTGTTGTTGATGGTGGTGTGTCACCATTCCTTGTTACTTACATCTGCAACTCATTGTTTGTGGTTTTGATACCAATTGTTGAAATTGGACGATATTTGGAGGATTCTTGTGGCGGTGGTTGCTTTTGGAGCGCGAAGAAAGCGAGCCAACATTCAGAAAGTGTGAAGGAGTCAGAGCAGGCTATACTCCTTGAAGAGAATGATGTAGGGAACGAGGGCAATGAATCATTGGTTGTGGATGATGAGGTTGGCATCAGCGAACAAAGGAACTCTGGTTCCATATTTCTGCCACCGGAAAACAGGGTTGAGGTGTTGCCTGGTCAAGTTAATGTGATTGAGAATGTTGAAAATCAGCTGGATGAGAAAGGGCGTTGGACACGGTGGAGGGTGGCCAAAGTTAGTCTATTGATATGTCCATTTTGGTTTCTTGCTCAGCTCACTTTTAACCTGTCGTTGAAGTATACTACGGTCACA TCAAATACAATTTTGAGTAGTGCATCCAGTCTTTTTACCTTCTTGGTCTCTCTTGCATTCTTGGGTGAGAGGTTTACTTGGTTAAAGCTCTTTAGTGTTCTTCTTTGCATGGGAGGAACAATAATTGTGAGTCTTGGTGATTCAAAAAGCACTTTAAAAACAATCGCATCGAATCCGCTTCTTGGAGACATCTTTGCAATTGTTTCAGCAGGACTATATGCGGTTTATATAACCCTAATTCGCAAGAAATTACCTGAGGATGATGGAAAGAGTGGTGAAGCAAGCATGGCTCAGTTTCTTGGATTTCTTGGACTTTTtaatattcttatttttcttccaATTGCCCTCATACTCAATTTCACCAAGGTGGAACCTTTTCATACACTTACCTTGAAGCAGCTTGGTCTGATCATTGGCAAAG GACTGTTTGATAATGTGCTGAGTGATTACTTGTGGGCCAAGGCTGTTCTTCTCACATCAACCACAGTAGCAACTGCTGGCCTTACGATTCAGGTTCCATTGGCCGCCATCGTGGATACCTTGACTGGCCGTGCTCCTCGCCTTATGAATTATCTGGGAGCGATAGCTGTCATGGTTGGCTTCGCCGGAATTAATATTCCTCTTGAGACTTTATGTAACAAAAGAGAAGCTAACATCGAATTGGAAAATAATGTCAGTTTAGGAAAAGAAGAGTTTACAATCCCGAGAGGTGAAGATTCGGCTGCCATACCTTAG
- the LOC112707020 gene encoding APO protein 4, mitochondrial, giving the protein MALRTLPWRGLVCSESVRCFEFPIRFYATKTKLRKLRPMILKRIERRAQAYPVRATIPVAKEVLVTRDILFHGVSILLKSIPIMACKFCPEIFIGEQGHKIQTCWGYKHRAKNRVHEWVRGGLNDILVPVQAFHLHNMFQPVITHNQRFDFERVPAVLELCWQAGAYPNDENLNSSNWSLEAANDSLHGGESLSPRDLTSVAQETLNAWEILRSGVEKLLLVYPVKVCKHCSEVHVGPSGHKARLCGVFQYESWRGSHFWMKATVDDLVPPKIVWSQRPQDRELVDEGRKFYGRVPAVLDLCSKGGAHVPAKYNCMKKVKGSSGPVSNEIRKSIALNFPGQQYVDSQAWLESEYGVGK; this is encoded by the exons ATGGCTCTGAGAACTTTGCCTTGGCGGGGCCTTGTGTGCAGCGAATCAGTTAGATGCTTTGAGTTTCCTATTCGGTTCTACGCCACCAAAACGAAACTGAGGAAGCTCCGCCCCATGATTCTCAAGAGAATCGAGAGAAGAGCCCAAGCGTACCCGGTTCGCGCCACCATTCCGGTTGCAAAGGAGGTGCTGGTAACTCGGGATATTCTCTTCCATGGCGTTTCCATCCTTCTCAAGTCCATTCCTATCATGGCTTGCAA ATTCTGTCCAGAGATATTTATTGGTGAGCAGGGGCATAAAATTCAAACTTGCTGGGGCTACAAGCATCGAGCCAAGAATCGAGTTCATGAGTGGGTCAGAGGTGGTTTAAATGATATACTTGTTCCTGTCCAAGCATTTCACCTACATAACATGTTCCAGCCTGTTATTACACACAACCAGAGGTTTGACTTTGAACGCGTACCTGCTGTTTTGGAGCTATGTTGGCAAGCAGGCGCTTATCCCAATGATGAAAATCTTAATTCAAGTAATTGGAGCTTGGAGGCTGCCAATGATAGCCTGCATGGAGGTGAATCTTTGTCACCAAGGGATCTTACCTCTGTAGCACAAGAAACACTCAATGCTTGGGAAATTCTTAGGTCAGGGGTGGAGAAATTGTTGTTGGTTTATCCAGTAAAAGTTTGTAAACATTGTTCTGAGGTTCATGTTGGGCCTTCTGGCCATAAAGCTAGGCTTTGTGGAGTATTTCAATATGAAAGTTGGAGAGGATCTCACTTTTGGATGAAAGCTACAGTGGATGATTTAGTGCCCCCGAAGATCGTATGGAGCCAAAGGCCTCAAGATCGTGAACTTGTAGATGAAGGGAGAAAATTTTACGGGCGTGTTCCAGCTGTATTGGATCTGTGCTCAAAGGGTGGTGCCCATGTGCCCGCAAAGTATAATTGTATGAAGAAAGTTAAAGGTTCGTCAGGCCCTGTCAGTAATGAGATTAGAAAAAGTATAGCATTGAACTTTCCGGGGCAGCAATATGTTGACTCACAGGCATGGTTGGAATCAGAGTACGGTGTGGGAAAATGA
- the LOC140174836 gene encoding ubiquitin-like domain-containing protein, with protein sequence MRVVIVTRINQFFIEVGAQETVSEIKRKIEQIHGTPAASQILTVSGWELVDGLDMEDYPIVTEGTKIDLNIKPSTEPHFNQVNKMQITVKFSARRIKIEVDRTDTVRSLKEKIHIIDSTPIKRMTLVFSGVELNEDFRKLSEYGIRESSEIVVFLNTITRARDEAPSRKVSLVVKTSSSLLNAATIPLEMRDACTVNDLKQLLLSRKILPVDDYLFIHRQRIMRDSCSLRWHGVENGDCLYVFKGTVSRSGYH encoded by the coding sequence ATGAGGGTAGTTATTGTTACAAGAATAAACCAATTCTTCATTGAAGTAGGTGCCCAAGAAACAGTTTCCGAgatcaaaagaaaaatagaacAAATTCATGGTACTCCAGCAGCTTCACAAATCCTAACAGTTTCTGGATGGGAACTAGTGGATGGCTTAGACATGGAAGACTATCCTATAGTCACTGAAGGTACAAAAATTGACCTCAATATCAAACCAAGCACAGAACCACATTTTAACCAGGTTAACAAAATGCAAATCACAGTGAAATTTTCAGCTAGAAGGATCAAGATAGAGGTGGACAGAACAGATACTGTTCGGAGCTTAAAGGAAAAAATCCACATAATTGACAGCACCCCCATCAAAAGAATGACACTAGTTTTTTCAGGGGTGGAGTTGAACGAAGATTTCAGAAAGCTAAGTGAGTATGGCATACGTGAGTCTTCTGAAATTGTTGTGTTCCTCAACACCATAACTAGGGCAAGAGATGAAGCTCCCTCAAGGAAGGTGAGCCTGGTGGTAAAAACTTCCTCTAGTTTGCTTAATGCAGCAACTATTCCCCTGGAGATGAGAGATGCATGCACTGTAAATGACTTAAAGCAGTTGTTGTTAAGCAGAAAAATTCTGCCTGTTGATGACTACTTATTTATTCATAGGCAAAGGATCATGAGGGATAGCTGCAGCCTCAGATGGCACGGTGTTGAAAATGGAGACTGCCTCTATGTGTTCAAAGGGACAGTTAGTCGCAGTGGATATCACtaa
- the LOC112707021 gene encoding peroxidase 3 produces the protein MARKLGYLRFFIVCVIASIAKTHAQLQLGFYAKSCPKAEKIVSDFVNEHIHNAPSLAAALIRMHFHDCFVRGCDGSVLLNNTNQQAEKNAPPNLTVRGFDFIERIKSLVEAACPGVVSCADILTLAARDSIVATGGPFWQVPTGRRDGLVSNLSEATRNIPAPFDNFTTLQTKFNNAGLDLNDLVILSGAHTIGVSHCSTISNRLYNFTGKLDQDPALDSEYAQNLKKFKCKSINDNTTLIEMDPGSRKTFDLGYYNQVVKRRGLFTSDSQLLVNSVTNSLVNQLLQGSLRNFYAQFAISMEKMGRINVKTGTQGEIRKQCALVNS, from the exons ATGGCAAGGAAATTAGGGTACTTGAGATTTTTTATTGTTTGTGTGATAGCATCAATTGCAAAAACACATGCTCAATTGCAGCTTGGTTTCTATGCTAAAAGCTGCCCAAAAGCTGAGAAGATTGTTTCTGATTTTGTGAATGAGCACATCCACAATGCTCCTTCACTTGCAGCTGCATTAATAAGAATGCATTTTCATGATTGTTTTGTCAGG GGGTGTGATGGATCAGTGCTTCTGAACAACACAAACCAGCAAGCTGAGAAGAATGCTCCACCAAACTTGACAGTGAGAGGGTTTGACTTCATCGAGAGAATAAAGAGCCTTGTGGAAGCTGCATGCCCTGGTGTTGTTTCTTGTGCTGATATCTTAACTTTGGCTGCTAGAGACTCCATTGTTGCCACT GGTGGACCCTTCTGGCAAGTTCCAACAGGTAGAAGGGATGGTTTAGTTTCTAATTTGTCAGAAGCCACAAGAAACATTCCTGCTCCATTTGATAACTTCACCACCCTGCAAACTAAGTTTAACAATGCTGGACTTGATCTCAATGACTTAGTCATCCTATCTg GTGCACACACAATTGGAGTGTCTCACTGCTCAACAATCAGCAACCGTTTGTACAACTTCACTGGGAAGTTAGATCAAGACCCTGCACTAGACAGTGAGTATGCACAAAATCTAAAGAAATTCAAGTGCAAGAGCATCAATGACAACACCACTTTGATTGAGATGGACCCTGGTAGCCGCAAGACCTTTGATCTTGGTTACTATAACCAAGTTGTTAAGAGAAGAGGCCTATTCACTTCAGATTCTCAGTTGTTGGTCAACAGTGTTACAAACTCTCTGGTAAACCAATTGCTTCAAGGGTCACTTCGGAATTTCTATGCTCAATTTGCAATCTCTATGGAGAAAATGGGAAGAATTAATGTCAAGACAGGGACACAAGGTGAAATCAGGAAGCAATGTGCATTGGTAAATAGTtaa